A stretch of the Flavobacterium aquiphilum genome encodes the following:
- a CDS encoding acyltransferase family protein, whose product MSDTTTNGRLISLDALRGFVMFWIMSGEHIIHALAKAAPIPVFIWMSSQLHHTEWDGITFYDMIFPVFLFVAGVSMPFSFDKKMKIAGVNTPSELPSKEKRKIYLSMLKRTCILLVLGFVVNGLLKFDGYEQTRFASVLGRIGLAWFFAGIIYLNFDIKGQVLWFVGILVGYYVVMKWIPVPDFGAGILTKEGSLEGYIDRMLLPGRLHSKVYDPEGLLSTIPAIATALLGMFLGTFLKVKSSFSANKKLLIMFISALTLMLIGLIWDYDFPINKHLWTSSFVFFVGGFSVLFFTFFYLTIDVWGFHKWAFPLILIGSNSILIYMASEGMVNFGHTANYVFGGAIKMAPLIWQPVFTTLSVTLVQLALLYFLYKRKWFLRI is encoded by the coding sequence ATGAGCGATACTACTACAAATGGGAGATTAATTTCTCTGGATGCTTTGCGAGGGTTTGTGATGTTTTGGATTATGAGCGGAGAACACATCATTCATGCTTTGGCAAAGGCTGCTCCGATTCCGGTTTTTATATGGATGTCGTCACAATTACACCATACAGAGTGGGATGGGATTACGTTTTATGACATGATTTTCCCTGTATTTCTTTTTGTTGCAGGAGTTTCCATGCCTTTTTCTTTTGATAAAAAGATGAAAATAGCAGGCGTGAATACTCCTAGCGAATTACCATCTAAGGAAAAGCGAAAAATATATTTATCGATGTTAAAAAGAACCTGCATTCTATTGGTGTTGGGATTTGTGGTAAACGGATTGTTGAAATTTGATGGCTATGAGCAGACGCGTTTTGCCAGCGTATTGGGACGTATCGGTCTTGCTTGGTTTTTTGCGGGGATTATCTATTTGAATTTTGATATAAAAGGACAAGTGCTTTGGTTTGTGGGCATTTTGGTTGGTTATTATGTAGTTATGAAGTGGATACCGGTTCCTGATTTTGGAGCTGGTATTTTAACCAAAGAAGGCTCTCTGGAAGGATATATTGACCGAATGCTTTTGCCAGGAAGACTACACAGCAAAGTATATGACCCCGAAGGATTATTGTCAACAATACCTGCCATTGCAACAGCTTTGTTGGGAATGTTTTTAGGGACATTTTTAAAAGTGAAAAGTAGTTTTTCAGCAAATAAAAAACTATTAATAATGTTCATTTCAGCACTTACTTTGATGTTGATAGGGCTCATTTGGGATTATGATTTCCCTATTAATAAGCATTTGTGGACAAGCTCTTTTGTGTTTTTTGTGGGCGGATTTAGTGTTTTATTTTTCACTTTTTTTTACCTGACGATTGATGTATGGGGCTTTCATAAATGGGCTTTCCCTTTGATACTAATAGGTTCCAATTCTATTCTGATTTACATGGCGTCTGAAGGGATGGTCAATTTTGGTCATACTGCCAATTATGTGTTTGGAGGAGCAATTAAGATGGCTCCGCTTATTTGGCAGCCCGTGTTTACTACCTTATCGGTAACGCTTGTGCAACTCGCGTTACTTTATTTTCTGTACAAAAGAAAATGGTTCCTAAGAATTTAA
- a CDS encoding glycoside hydrolase family 28 protein — translation MTKKLVLTVIVFCISLTAISQKIYDVKKYGAKGDGKTNDAVAIQKAIDACSITGGRVLIPAPFTFLTGPFNVKSNVDLYIEGGAKILASPDEKLYTESAFRDNKGEGTIWIGGKNIENFSISGSGKIDGNGISFMGAEEDDAYVLKPFNVLDPRPHVLTIIGGKNIRIKDVHIGNSAYWTVHLIGCNDVVVSGITLLNSLKVRNSDGIDVDHSKNVRISDCYIESGDDCICLKNRREFEEFGACENITVTNCTMTSSSCAIKIGSENMDAIRQVVFNNCIIKKSNRGVGIQNRDEGTVSDVIFSNMIIEGRLTTDTWWGKAEPIYITAYRRAKGNHKDANWRFPKGATEGKVGEIRNIYFTNIQCTGENGAYVSAESKDKIKNIVFDNVSVFIDKTTTNPGGLYDRRPCEADGFIKGSTSGFYFDAAESVKLQNCSVQWGKNKPDYFKYAVESKNVDSLVINNLEGQSAFPEKLETVKKQ, via the coding sequence ATGACAAAGAAACTTGTATTAACTGTAATCGTCTTTTGTATTTCATTGACTGCTATAAGCCAAAAGATCTATGATGTCAAGAAATACGGTGCCAAAGGAGATGGTAAAACCAATGATGCTGTTGCGATTCAAAAGGCAATAGACGCTTGTAGTATAACGGGAGGACGAGTATTAATTCCTGCTCCGTTTACGTTTTTGACAGGGCCTTTCAATGTGAAATCGAATGTGGATTTATATATTGAGGGAGGCGCAAAGATTTTGGCAAGTCCTGACGAAAAATTATATACAGAAAGTGCTTTTCGTGATAATAAAGGCGAAGGTACTATTTGGATTGGCGGAAAAAATATCGAAAACTTTAGCATTAGCGGAAGCGGTAAAATTGACGGAAATGGAATCTCGTTTATGGGAGCTGAAGAAGACGATGCTTATGTGTTAAAGCCTTTCAACGTATTGGATCCGAGACCTCATGTTCTGACGATTATTGGCGGAAAAAATATCAGGATAAAAGATGTTCATATTGGGAATTCGGCTTATTGGACGGTACATCTTATCGGTTGCAACGATGTGGTTGTTAGCGGAATTACGTTGTTAAACAGTTTGAAAGTCCGCAACAGTGACGGAATTGACGTTGATCATTCAAAAAATGTTCGTATTAGTGATTGTTATATAGAAAGCGGGGACGATTGCATTTGCTTAAAAAACAGAAGGGAATTTGAAGAATTTGGAGCTTGTGAAAATATTACGGTTACCAATTGTACGATGACCAGCAGCAGTTGCGCTATCAAAATCGGCTCTGAAAATATGGATGCCATCAGACAGGTGGTGTTCAATAATTGCATTATTAAAAAGAGTAATCGCGGGGTAGGAATTCAAAACAGAGATGAAGGAACGGTGAGCGACGTTATTTTTTCAAATATGATTATCGAAGGCCGCTTGACTACAGATACCTGGTGGGGAAAAGCAGAACCTATTTATATCACGGCTTATCGTCGTGCAAAAGGCAATCATAAAGATGCCAACTGGCGTTTTCCAAAAGGTGCTACAGAAGGGAAAGTGGGAGAAATTCGAAACATTTATTTCACCAATATTCAATGTACGGGTGAAAACGGAGCTTATGTAAGTGCCGAATCCAAAGACAAAATTAAAAATATTGTTTTTGACAATGTGAGTGTTTTTATTGATAAAACAACCACTAACCCAGGTGGGCTTTACGATCGTCGCCCTTGTGAAGCTGATGGTTTTATAAAAGGCAGTACTTCCGGTTTTTATTTTGATGCAGCCGAAAGTGTAAAATTGCAAAACTGCTCTGTGCAATGGGGGAAAAACAAACCCGACTATTTTAAATACGCAGTTGAAAGTAAAAATGTAGATTCTTTGGTAATTAATAATTTAGAAGGACAATCAGCTTTTCCTGAGAAACTGGAAACTGTGAAAAAGCAATAA
- a CDS encoding glycoside hydrolase family 28 protein, with translation MSYKRILNCFVILFFLFQISFGAEIYANKGKDYLVTAFGAVADGKTVNTKAIQKAIDAANKNKGGRVVFSKGKFLSGSIVLKSGVELFFEGGAVLLGSTDVNDYPKYEGRRALVVATASKNISISGKGIIDGQGRELALAIDSLHHTGVRIDPEYNYRRLRPGDGRGKLVSFVKCDSIKVTGITVKNSSGWVTCFEQSSNIVVDYVTVESRAYWNNDGIDINGCENVRVTNCNVNSADDGICLKSDSAGLQNNNIYIANCSIRSSASAVKFGTGSYGSFKNVTIENIKVYDTFRSAIAIESVDGAEIENIKVSNIVAVNTGNAILIRLGHRNGVKPGYIKNVSIKNVKVQVPFGRPDIDYDLRGPEVDYFHNPFPASIAGIPGHAIENVTLENIEIIYPGRASKGMAYLPLSRLKDVLENEKGYPEFTMFGELPSWGFYVRHVDGIEMKNIKLVLKKEDFRPAFVFDDVKGLQMEKIDVPSDKVNQIIFKDVPSSNLDAEALKRKREPVQNTFVLPTK, from the coding sequence ATGAGTTATAAAAGAATTTTAAACTGTTTTGTCATTTTGTTTTTTCTTTTTCAAATAAGTTTCGGTGCAGAAATTTATGCGAATAAAGGAAAAGATTATTTGGTTACGGCTTTTGGAGCTGTGGCTGATGGCAAAACTGTAAACACCAAAGCAATACAAAAAGCAATTGATGCCGCTAATAAAAACAAGGGAGGAAGAGTTGTTTTTTCAAAAGGGAAATTTCTTTCGGGAAGTATTGTTTTGAAAAGCGGGGTAGAATTGTTTTTTGAGGGAGGAGCAGTTCTCTTGGGAAGTACTGATGTTAATGATTACCCGAAATATGAAGGAAGAAGAGCTTTGGTTGTTGCAACGGCTTCAAAAAATATTTCGATAAGCGGAAAAGGAATTATTGACGGACAAGGAAGAGAATTGGCACTAGCTATAGATAGCTTGCATCATACCGGAGTACGAATTGACCCCGAATATAATTATCGAAGATTGCGCCCAGGTGATGGAAGAGGAAAATTGGTTTCTTTTGTCAAATGTGATTCTATAAAAGTGACTGGCATTACAGTGAAAAACAGCTCTGGTTGGGTGACGTGTTTTGAGCAAAGTTCCAATATTGTTGTTGATTATGTGACGGTTGAAAGCAGAGCCTATTGGAACAATGACGGAATCGACATCAATGGATGCGAAAATGTGAGGGTAACCAATTGCAACGTAAACTCGGCTGACGATGGTATTTGTTTAAAATCGGATTCTGCGGGATTGCAGAATAACAATATTTATATAGCAAATTGTTCCATCAGATCAAGCGCAAGCGCGGTTAAGTTTGGTACCGGTTCGTATGGGAGTTTCAAAAATGTAACTATAGAAAACATTAAGGTGTATGATACTTTCAGATCAGCTATTGCGATTGAATCGGTTGATGGTGCCGAAATAGAAAATATTAAGGTTTCGAACATAGTGGCAGTCAATACAGGAAATGCCATTTTGATTCGGTTAGGTCATAGAAATGGGGTGAAGCCCGGTTATATCAAAAATGTTTCTATCAAAAATGTAAAAGTACAGGTTCCTTTTGGACGCCCTGATATAGATTATGATTTGCGTGGACCGGAGGTAGATTATTTTCATAACCCTTTCCCGGCTTCGATTGCGGGAATTCCGGGGCATGCTATAGAAAATGTTACTTTAGAAAATATTGAAATCATTTATCCGGGAAGAGCTTCCAAAGGAATGGCGTATTTGCCTTTGAGCCGATTAAAAGATGTTCTTGAAAATGAAAAAGGCTATCCTGAATTTACGATGTTTGGCGAGTTGCCTTCTTGGGGATTTTATGTTCGTCATGTCGATGGAATAGAAATGAAGAATATAAAATTGGTCTTGAAAAAAGAAGATTTCCGTCCTGCCTTTGTTTTTGATGATGTAAAAGGACTTCAGATGGAAAAAATCGACGTTCCTTCAGATAAGGTAAACCAAATTATTTTTAAAGATGTTCCTTCAAGTAACCTTGATGCAGAAGCTTTAAAAAGAAAGAGAGAACCGGTACAAAACACTTTTGTTTTGCCGACCAAATAA
- the era gene encoding GTPase Era has product MSHKAGFVNIIGNPNVGKSTLMNAFVGERLSIITSKAQTTRHRILGIVNGEDFQMVLSDTPGIIKPAYEMQEAMMDFVKSAFEDADVLIYMVEIGEQDLKDEAFFNKIIHSKIPVLLLLNKIDNSNQEQLEAQVAFWTEKVPNAEIYPISALQNFNVPEVFQRIISLLPESPAYYPKDQLTDKPERFFVNETIREKILLNYSKEIPYAVEIVTEEFFEDENIIRIRSIIMVERDTQKGIIIGHKGAALKKVGMDARVDLEKFFGKQIHIELYVKVNKNWRSNANMLKRFGYNS; this is encoded by the coding sequence ATGTCACATAAAGCAGGTTTTGTAAACATCATAGGGAATCCAAACGTTGGGAAATCAACACTAATGAACGCTTTTGTTGGTGAAAGATTGTCGATTATCACGTCAAAAGCACAAACAACACGTCACAGGATTCTTGGAATCGTGAATGGGGAGGATTTTCAAATGGTACTGTCGGATACTCCCGGAATTATCAAACCGGCTTATGAAATGCAGGAGGCAATGATGGATTTTGTGAAATCCGCTTTTGAGGATGCCGATGTTTTGATTTACATGGTCGAAATTGGTGAACAAGATTTGAAAGACGAGGCTTTTTTCAATAAAATCATCCATTCGAAAATCCCTGTTTTGCTGTTGCTGAATAAAATTGATAATTCCAATCAAGAGCAGTTGGAAGCTCAAGTGGCTTTTTGGACGGAGAAAGTGCCAAATGCAGAGATTTATCCGATATCGGCGTTGCAGAATTTTAACGTGCCGGAAGTGTTTCAAAGAATCATTTCGTTATTGCCGGAATCACCAGCCTATTATCCAAAAGACCAATTGACGGACAAACCGGAACGTTTTTTTGTGAACGAAACCATCCGTGAAAAAATATTATTGAACTACAGTAAAGAGATTCCTTACGCAGTAGAAATCGTAACCGAAGAATTCTTCGAAGATGAAAATATCATCCGAATCCGTTCGATAATTATGGTGGAGCGTGATACCCAAAAAGGAATCATCATAGGTCACAAAGGTGCCGCCCTGAAAAAAGTAGGAATGGATGCTCGCGTGGATTTGGAGAAATTCTTTGGCAAACAAATCCATATTGAATTGTATGTGAAAGTGAACAAAAACTGGAGAAGCAACGCGAATATGCTGAAACGTTTTGGGTATAATTCGTAG
- a CDS encoding alpha-L-arabinofuranosidase C-terminal domain-containing protein, which yields MKNNIIAKIVLGGLLVSGIHGFAQKTTLEVNIDKTVTKIKPTMFGLFFEDINFAADGGLYAEMVKNRSFEFDKPLMGWDQPNTKRSSLNKQSGVATPIKELKNKTNTNFCRILINDPQGYAIINEGFRGMGVKKDAKYNLSLKAANHDGAIKKIIIQFIDKDKNVIGETNIVPTSDEWKNYSAQFVATQTEAKAKLKITFEGTGTIDLDMISVFPEDTWKNRKNGLRKDIVQLLYDMKPGFLRFPGGCIVEGRTLADRYQWKNSVGNVEDRKTMMNRWNVEFPSKQTPDYFQSFGLGFYEYFQLSEDIGATPLPILSCGMACQYNTGELAPIAELDPYVQDALDLIEFANGGVDTPWGKVRSDMGHPKPFNLKLIGVGNEQWGPDYIERYKVFEKAIKSKYPNITIVSGSGPSPDGEFFDYGMQELKKLNAELVDEHYYKSPQWFRENATRYDNYDRKGPKIFAGEYAAQSGSSGPNPRNKNNWECAFSEAAFMTGLERNAEVVNLCSYAPLMAHEEAWQWAPDMLWFNNLQVIGTANYYVQKLFSANKGTDLLTITKDGKALTGQNNLYASAVKDMNTKEVIVKLVNTATTAQEVTIDLKGSKLASKGTLITLTSPDLQDENTFTEPTKISPIESEYKLKGEKAQLSLPAYSVNILKLKME from the coding sequence ATGAAAAACAATATAATCGCAAAAATAGTCCTGGGAGGTTTATTAGTCAGTGGAATTCATGGCTTTGCGCAAAAGACAACTTTAGAAGTAAACATTGATAAAACCGTTACAAAAATTAAACCGACAATGTTCGGTTTGTTTTTTGAGGATATCAATTTTGCCGCCGATGGAGGATTGTATGCCGAGATGGTTAAAAACCGATCTTTCGAGTTTGATAAACCGTTGATGGGATGGGATCAGCCTAATACCAAAAGAAGTTCTTTGAATAAGCAGTCGGGTGTTGCGACGCCGATCAAAGAATTGAAAAATAAAACCAATACTAATTTTTGCAGAATTCTTATAAATGATCCTCAAGGGTATGCGATCATTAATGAAGGATTTAGAGGAATGGGCGTTAAAAAAGATGCGAAGTACAATCTTTCTTTGAAAGCAGCCAATCATGATGGAGCAATCAAAAAAATAATTATTCAGTTTATTGATAAAGACAAAAATGTAATTGGAGAGACCAATATTGTACCAACATCAGACGAATGGAAAAACTATTCTGCACAATTTGTAGCAACACAAACTGAAGCCAAGGCAAAATTGAAAATCACTTTTGAAGGAACTGGGACTATTGATTTGGACATGATTTCGGTATTTCCGGAAGACACTTGGAAGAACCGAAAAAACGGATTGAGAAAAGACATCGTACAGCTTTTGTACGATATGAAACCTGGATTTTTGCGTTTCCCTGGCGGTTGCATTGTTGAGGGAAGAACGTTGGCAGACCGCTATCAATGGAAAAATTCGGTTGGAAATGTTGAGGACAGAAAAACGATGATGAACCGTTGGAACGTGGAGTTCCCCAGTAAACAGACTCCAGATTATTTTCAAAGTTTCGGACTTGGATTTTACGAATATTTTCAGCTTTCAGAAGATATTGGCGCAACGCCATTGCCTATTTTAAGTTGCGGAATGGCTTGCCAGTATAATACAGGGGAATTGGCGCCAATTGCAGAACTGGATCCTTATGTTCAAGATGCGTTGGACTTAATCGAATTTGCCAACGGCGGAGTTGATACACCTTGGGGCAAAGTGCGTTCGGATATGGGGCACCCAAAACCGTTTAATTTAAAACTAATAGGTGTTGGTAACGAGCAATGGGGGCCGGATTATATTGAAAGATATAAAGTTTTTGAAAAAGCGATTAAATCAAAATATCCAAACATAACTATCGTGTCGGGTAGTGGTCCCTCGCCAGATGGGGAGTTTTTTGACTATGGTATGCAGGAACTCAAAAAACTGAATGCCGAACTCGTAGATGAACATTATTATAAAAGTCCGCAATGGTTCAGGGAAAATGCGACCCGTTATGATAACTACGACCGCAAAGGACCGAAAATATTTGCAGGGGAATATGCTGCCCAAAGCGGTTCCTCCGGACCAAATCCAAGAAACAAAAATAATTGGGAATGCGCGTTCTCTGAAGCGGCTTTCATGACCGGATTGGAGCGCAATGCCGAAGTGGTTAATTTGTGTTCCTATGCGCCACTGATGGCTCATGAAGAAGCTTGGCAATGGGCACCGGACATGCTTTGGTTCAATAATTTGCAGGTAATAGGGACAGCCAATTATTATGTGCAAAAGTTGTTTTCAGCCAATAAGGGAACCGATTTATTAACGATCACCAAAGACGGAAAAGCGTTAACAGGGCAAAACAATCTCTATGCTTCTGCCGTGAAAGATATGAATACCAAAGAAGTGATTGTAAAATTAGTCAATACAGCAACAACAGCTCAAGAAGTTACGATTGATTTAAAAGGAAGTAAATTGGCCTCAAAGGGAACTTTAATTACACTAACCAGCCCGGATTTACAAGATGAAAATACTTTTACCGAACCCACAAAAATAAGCCCGATAGAAAGCGAGTATAAATTGAAAGGGGAGAAAGCACAATTGAGTTTGCCTGCATATTCAGTAAATATTTTGAAATTGAAAATGGAGTAA
- the der gene encoding ribosome biogenesis GTPase Der, with protein MNNIVAIVGRPNVGKSTLFNRLIQRREAIVDSVSGVTRDRNYGKSEWNGKEFSVIDTGGYVRGSDDVFEGEIRKQVELAIDEADVIIFVVDVEEGITPMDETVAKLLRKVTKPVLLAVNKVDNAMREKDAVEFYNLGLGEYFTFASISGSGTGDLLDALIDAFPVKPEPVKEEVVLPRFAVVGRPNAGKSSFINALIGKDRFMVTDIAGTTRDAIDTKFDRFGFEFNLVDTAGIRRKAKVKEDLEFYSVMRSVRAIEHADICILVIDATRGFEGQDQSIFWLAEKNRKGLVILVNKWDLVEKDTMSTRDYADRIKKELMPFTDVPILFVSALTKQRLLKALETSVQVFENRQRRIPTSKFNEFMLKVIESYPPPAMKGKYVKIKYCMQLPTPTPQFVFFANLPQYVKEPYKRYLENKIRENWDFAGVPIDIYIREK; from the coding sequence ATGAACAATATTGTTGCGATAGTAGGAAGACCTAATGTAGGGAAATCAACCCTTTTTAATAGGCTGATACAAAGAAGAGAAGCTATTGTAGATTCAGTGTCTGGGGTGACCCGCGATAGAAACTATGGTAAAAGCGAGTGGAACGGAAAAGAGTTTTCTGTGATTGATACGGGTGGATATGTGCGCGGATCGGATGATGTTTTTGAAGGAGAGATCCGTAAACAGGTAGAATTGGCCATCGATGAGGCTGATGTTATCATTTTTGTTGTAGATGTTGAAGAGGGGATTACCCCAATGGACGAAACGGTTGCCAAATTATTACGCAAAGTGACCAAACCGGTTTTACTAGCCGTGAATAAGGTGGACAATGCGATGCGTGAGAAAGATGCCGTGGAGTTTTATAACCTGGGATTGGGCGAGTATTTTACTTTTGCGAGTATTTCAGGAAGTGGAACGGGAGATTTGTTGGACGCTTTGATCGATGCTTTTCCTGTTAAACCAGAGCCTGTAAAGGAAGAAGTAGTTTTGCCTCGTTTTGCGGTGGTAGGACGACCAAACGCCGGAAAATCGAGTTTTATAAACGCGCTTATCGGTAAAGATCGTTTTATGGTTACCGATATTGCTGGGACAACCCGTGATGCGATCGATACTAAATTTGACCGTTTTGGTTTCGAATTCAACTTGGTCGATACAGCGGGAATCCGACGTAAAGCCAAAGTAAAAGAAGATTTGGAATTTTACTCGGTGATGCGTTCGGTGCGTGCGATTGAACATGCCGATATCTGTATCTTGGTGATTGATGCAACCCGCGGATTTGAAGGTCAGGACCAAAGTATTTTTTGGTTGGCCGAAAAAAACCGCAAAGGTCTTGTGATTTTGGTGAACAAATGGGATTTGGTCGAAAAAGATACTATGTCAACCCGTGATTATGCGGATAGAATCAAAAAGGAACTAATGCCATTTACCGATGTGCCTATTCTTTTTGTTTCGGCATTGACCAAACAACGTTTGTTGAAAGCTTTGGAAACAAGTGTTCAAGTGTTTGAAAACAGACAGAGACGTATTCCTACTTCAAAGTTCAACGAATTCATGTTGAAAGTGATTGAATCTTATCCGCCACCGGCAATGAAAGGGAAGTATGTAAAAATCAAATATTGTATGCAGTTGCCAACGCCAACACCTCAGTTTGTGTTTTTTGCCAATTTGCCTCAATATGTAAAAGAGCCTTACAAGCGTTATCTTGAAAATAAGATTAGGGAAAATTGGGACTTCGCAGGAGTGCCGATAGATATCTATATCAGAGAAAAATAA
- a CDS encoding GIY-YIG nuclease family protein, producing the protein MNEFVVYILYSEKFDKNYTGFTSNLIERFKSHNHLGTKGHTLKFRPWKVIHVEFFNSKSEAMRREKYLKTGTGREFIKNLIHNL; encoded by the coding sequence ATGAATGAATTTGTTGTTTACATATTATATTCTGAAAAATTTGATAAGAATTACACTGGCTTCACCTCCAATTTAATTGAACGGTTCAAATCTCACAATCATCTTGGCACCAAAGGACACACCTTAAAATTTAGACCATGGAAAGTTATTCATGTTGAATTTTTCAATTCTAAATCAGAAGCAATGCGAAGAGAAAAATATTTAAAAACAGGTACAGGAAGAGAATTTATTAAAAATCTTATTCATAATTTGTAG
- a CDS encoding sodium:solute symporter family transporter, with product MNNSLQIADYIVFLIYFILVTSYGLYIYRSKKNVSTSSNEYFLAEGSLTWWAIGASLIASNISAEHFIGMSGSGFALGLAIASYEWMAAATLIVVAIFILPVYLKNKIFTMPQFLAKRYNETVSAIMAIIWLLIYVFVNLTSIIYLGALAISSIAPVSFEFCIIGLSLFSVIVTLGGMKVIGYTDIFQVVVLILGGLVTTYLSLTLLSEHFGFGKDILKGLSVLAEKAPDHLHMIFDKSNPHYAELPGMSVLIGGMLINNLAYWGCNQYIVQRALGADLKTARKGILFAAFLKLLVPVIAVLPGIAMYVMHQNGMFQHEMLDATGVLKPDRAYPTLMNLLPAGLKGIALAALTAAIVASLAGKANSISTIFSLDIYKKHFNKNASERKLVLIGRWCVVVAMIIAAIVAPSLKSLDQAYQFIQEYVGFFSPGVLAIFLLGMFWKKTTAKAGLAGALLTVPIATVLKFLPMWTNGAFPDYPFLDRMEITFVAIVLIMVAISLLNPEPKQLHAAHKIEVDKSMFKVSSEFIIGSFIISGILIALYTVFW from the coding sequence ATGAATAATTCATTACAAATTGCAGATTATATAGTCTTCCTCATTTATTTTATTCTAGTCACGTCCTATGGACTGTACATTTATAGAAGTAAAAAAAATGTATCGACTAGTTCCAACGAATATTTCTTAGCAGAAGGATCACTTACCTGGTGGGCAATTGGGGCGTCATTAATAGCTTCCAATATTTCAGCGGAGCATTTTATAGGGATGAGCGGTTCGGGTTTTGCGCTTGGATTGGCCATTGCTTCCTACGAATGGATGGCGGCTGCTACATTGATTGTTGTAGCCATATTTATTTTGCCGGTATATCTAAAGAACAAAATATTTACAATGCCACAATTTTTGGCAAAAAGATATAACGAAACGGTTAGTGCCATTATGGCGATCATTTGGTTATTGATTTATGTATTCGTAAACCTTACTTCAATTATCTATTTGGGGGCTTTGGCAATTTCGTCTATAGCACCGGTGAGCTTTGAATTTTGTATTATTGGATTGAGTTTGTTCTCAGTTATAGTTACTTTGGGCGGAATGAAAGTAATCGGTTATACTGATATTTTTCAGGTAGTTGTATTGATTTTGGGAGGATTGGTTACGACTTATTTGTCTCTGACTTTACTTTCGGAGCATTTTGGATTTGGAAAAGATATTCTTAAAGGACTTTCGGTTTTGGCAGAAAAAGCACCGGATCATTTGCATATGATATTCGATAAATCAAACCCGCATTATGCTGAATTGCCGGGAATGTCTGTGCTGATAGGTGGTATGCTTATCAATAATCTGGCGTATTGGGGTTGTAACCAGTACATTGTTCAAAGAGCTTTGGGTGCCGATTTGAAAACTGCCCGAAAAGGGATTTTGTTTGCAGCCTTTTTGAAATTATTAGTTCCTGTAATTGCAGTTCTACCAGGTATTGCGATGTATGTGATGCACCAAAACGGAATGTTTCAGCACGAAATGCTTGATGCCACAGGAGTTTTGAAACCAGATCGCGCTTATCCGACTTTGATGAATTTATTGCCTGCCGGATTAAAAGGAATCGCTTTGGCTGCTTTAACTGCTGCAATTGTCGCTTCTTTGGCTGGAAAAGCGAATAGTATTTCTACGATTTTTTCATTGGATATTTATAAAAAGCATTTCAATAAAAATGCAAGCGAAAGAAAATTGGTACTTATAGGAAGATGGTGTGTCGTGGTTGCTATGATTATCGCTGCTATTGTTGCTCCATCATTAAAATCACTCGACCAAGCTTATCAGTTCATACAAGAATATGTAGGTTTCTTTTCACCGGGAGTTCTTGCCATTTTCTTATTGGGAATGTTTTGGAAAAAAACAACTGCCAAAGCTGGTCTTGCCGGGGCTTTGCTTACAGTGCCAATCGCTACAGTATTGAAGTTCCTGCCTATGTGGACGAATGGAGCTTTCCCAGATTATCCATTTTTGGACAGAATGGAAATTACTTTTGTTGCGATAGTGCTTATCATGGTAGCAATTAGTCTTTTAAATCCAGAACCAAAACAACTTCACGCGGCTCACAAGATTGAAGTTGATAAGTCAATGTTTAAAGTATCTTCAGAATTTATCATCGGATCATTCATTATTAGCGGAATCCTGATAGCATTATATACTGTTTTTTGGTAG